Part of the Gemmatimonadota bacterium genome, GGCCTCCGCTGAATCTCTGGCGGACAGACCTTGGACTTGAGCGCTGACCAGGTGCACCGTAGCGGAGCAAGCCAGGACGAAACAAGGGATCGCGCCCTGCGGAAAGCCATCAAATCCTCCCTAGTGAGCAAACGCAGCTGACCATCAACCATCGAGAGATCCTGTGGTGGCGCCTACGAAGCGCGCTCGTGCACCATTTAGCCCATCGGCGCGGACCGAGGCGTCAGGCCCACCGCAGCAATTGCTTGCTAGGCGGTTCCCCCAGCAGAGGGCTTCCTGCTCGTGCCATGCCCTCCAGCGAAGCCTCCTCAGCCGCTTCTTCTACGCTGGGTCTGCTGGGCCACGCCGAATGGCACGTGAGCGCATGGTACAAGGTGACTTGCTCTTCCACATGCCGGAGCTGATCGTCGAAAAAGATGTGCGGGCGAAAGATTCCGGAGGATGCGAGCCTTCTCGATACCTCCGAGAAAGAACACTTCGTCGACCTCGATCCCCCAGGCACGTAGGGTAGTAACGACGCGCTCATGGGCAGGTGCGTTTCGTGCCGTCATAATTGCGACGCGCACTCGCGGTTGATAGAGAGGGTTCTTGACCACGCGCTGTCGTTCCTTGGCTTGCAGACTCGCAAGTTCACGGAACAACTTGCCGAGTGGCCCTACCGGCATCGGCACCGAGGCCGCCTTGGCTTCAGAGTCCAGAAATGCCTTCAAACCATCACCGGTTAAACACGGTCTCAGCCGAGTCATCAGCCAGATCCCGTCGAAGTCGAAGGCAAATCTAAGCTCCGGATCCGACAGGTCGTCAACCAAGTCAGTTGAAACACTTGGCCGGCCGGCGCTCCTCATAACAGCGCTCCGCACATCGACGTTGTTGGCTGACAAGAATAGCGACGCGTTAAACGCATCGAGATACGAAACGGCGGCCTACCATTCGTGAATGCCGCACGTGTGATCGCAAGCCCATGGTGCTGAATGGACTTAAAGACACGAAGTCCTGTATCCGGATCATTGCGTGAAAGGAGCACCAACTTCGACCGGTTGATCGTCTTCAGTCTTCCCATTCAAGCTCAGGAACCGACGGATCAACGGAATGCGACCCCTGGGGAAGCGGATTTGACTCGTTGCCGCGCTGGTGCTTACGGTAGACTTTCAAGTCCCTGCTCTCGAAAAAGACACTTATCTGACTCCCCCAGATCGAAGAGAGCACTTGAGGCAACCGCGATACAAGCTTTTCTCGATCGGAAATGACAACCTTTCTCCTCGTCCGTCAGCCAAACGTCTTTCCAACCCCGCCCCCGTGCGACCCAATCCCTCACGAACGGTACCCCCGGCAGGCTAGGACCGGTAGCTGGTGGCGGTTTCCTCCCCAGTTCGCTCAGTGCGCCAGAGTGTATCCGCCAAACCCGAAGCGGCGCCTCCTCCCTGCCCCGCCACGCCGGTTCAGACGCTGAACACCAGCAAATTCGGACGCATCGGCTGCAGTGGCTCCTGTTTGGTGTGGGCGAGGAGAGGCCATCGCCGATCGGCCCCCGACCACGCAAAAAGGCGCAAAGATCACCCTCGATCCCCGCGCCCCGCCGCTACCCCACCCCGCACGCACTCACCCCCTAATGCGGCTCCCTCACCGCCCTGACCCGCCGCGGATGCACCCGCTCGATCAGCTCGTGCACCGCCCTGCCCCGGTGCGAGATCTTCCCCTTCGCCTCCCGCGTCGCCTGGCCAAAGCTCATCCCCAGGTCATCACTCCAGAAGAGCGGATCGTACCCGAACCCCCCATCGCCCTCGGGAGCACGCAGGATCCGCCCCTCGGTGACCCCGGCCACCACCAGCGACGCCCCCTCCGCCGGCTCGGCCCACGGCCACTCCGCACCCGCCGGCCGGTGCAGCACCAGGACACACCGATACCGCGCCGACCGCGCCGCGTCCGGCACATCCCTGAGCGCCGTCAGCAGCGCCGCGTTGTTCGCCGCCGTCACCAGATGATCAGGGCCATCCATCCCCGCAAAGCGCTTGGAGTAGACCCCCGGCCCACCCTCAAGCGCATCGACCTCCAGCCCGCTGTCATCGGCCAACGTCACCACCCCGCTCCGCGCCGCAAACCACTCGGCCTTGAGCGCCGCGTTCTCCGCAAAGGTGTGCGCCACCTCCAGCACGTCCTCGTCCGGATGCTCCGCCAACCCGCACTGATCCGGTGACCTGACATCCACCCCCAACGGCCCCAGCAGCCCCCGGAACTCGGCCACCTTCCCCACGTTCCGAGAGGCCACCAGGAGGACCGTCACAGGCCGAGCGCCGTCCGCTGCAGCGCGAAGAGCTCGTTCATGCCGCCCTGCGCCAGGTCCAGCAACCGGTCCAGCGCCGCCCGATCAAAGGTCCCGTGCTCGCCCGTCCCCTGCACCTCGACAAAGTCATGCGGCGCCAGCATCACCACATTGGCATCCACCTCGGCGTCACGATCTTCCAGGTACGCCAGGTCGAGCCGCTGCTCGCCATCGACCGTGCCGACCGACACCGCCGCCACCAACCGCCCGAACGGCGACGGCTGACCCGTCTTCTCCGACAGCCAGGTGCAGGCATCGTGCAGCGCCACGCACGCGCCGGTGATCGAGGCGCAACGCGTGCCACCATCGGCGGTGAGGACGTCGCAGTCGACCTTGATGGTGTACTCGCCAAAGGCGAAGGTGCCCATCGCCGCGCGCAGCGACCGGCCAATCAAGCGCTGGATTTCATGCGTCCGCCCACCGGGGCCGTTCCGCTCGCGCGAGGTCCGCTCCGCCGTGGCGCGCGGCAACATGGAATACTCGGCCGTGACCCACCCCTGCCCGCTCCCCTTCTTGAACGGCGGGACACCCGTCTCGACGGAGGCGGTGCAATGCACCAGCGTCCCCCCCATCCGCACCAGGCAGGAGCCCTCGGCGTACGGGTTGGCGCGGCGCTCAAGAACGGTGGGACGAAGCTGGTTGGGCTGACGACCATCAGGGCGTGACACGAAGGCGCTCCACAAGGCGGGTAGTCGAACGATCCGGCAACAACGGAATGATCACGACACGACCACCGCGCGCACGCACGGTGTCCGCACCAACAACGGTATCAGGATTGTAGTCGCCACCCTTCACCAGCACGTCGGGCTGCAGGGCGGCGATCAGCTGCGCGGGGGTGTCCTCGTCAAAGAGGACCACACAATCGACACAGGCGAGCGCGGCCAGCACGCGGGCGCGGTCGGCGGCGGAGACGATGGGCCGTTCACTCCCCTTGTCGAGCCGGCGCACTGAGGCATCGGTGTTCACGCCGACGATGAGCGCATCGCCCAACGCGCGCGCCGACTCGAGGACGTGAATGTGGCCGGCATGGAGGAGGTCGAAGACGCCGTTGGTGAAGACCACCTGCCCCGTGGTGCCCTGGCGCCAGCGTGCGGCGTCGCCCTGGGAGCGCAGCTTCGGGGCGGTGTCGACAGGCGAGGTCAGGGTTCGCCCCCGACGATCTTCGGCGCGAACTTGTAGACCTTCTCGCCATACAGCGGCAGCGTCACGCGCTCGGTGTACTTGACCGAGATGACCACGCCGCCCGGCGGATCGAGGCGCGTCACGGTGATCTTCCGTGCCTCGGGCGGGAGGCCCAGGGTGTCGGCCACGGCACGGAGGCGGGTGAGGATCTGCGCATCGGTGAGCGTCGTGCTGAAGCGCGCCGCGGAGGTCATCTCGTCGCGGAACTGCTCGTAGCGGAACCACGGCCTGCCGAGGGTGATGCCGACGTAGACCGCCGTGCCGATCACCAGCAGCGTGACCAGACACCCCAGGCTGCTGCCACCCCGACGTCCGGCTACCACCGGGACTGCGCCTTGTCGACGATCGCGTTCACCAGGAACTCCAGCGCCTTCTTGCGGCCGTCGGCCTCGCGGCCCGGTTCGTAGTCGCCCCGCGCGCTGAGGCTGCGTTCCTGGAAGATCATGCGCCCGTCCTTGTTGGCGACCATTTCGATCGCGATGGTGACGGAGAGCTGCCGCCGAGTGACCTGGACACTGCCGCCGGTGCCACTGCCTGCGAAGGAGGTGGGCTCGTCCGGCTCGTAACTGATGATGCGGCCGCGGACCACGAGGTCGGCCTTCGCCTCGGTGGCCGCGCGGAGTCCGAGGCGCCGTTCGACGGCCTCGCGCACCGCGAGGTTCACCTGCTGACCCAGCGTCGCGTCCGACGTTTCGTTGTCGAAGGGGAGGACGGCGACGGTCTTGATATCGGCCGGCAGGCCGCCGCCGGCGAAGCCGAAGGCGCAACCGGTGCCGAGGAGGAGCAGCCCGAGGAGGCTAGAGCGAATCGCGCGGTGCATCCCACATCTCCGCCGAAAACGACCCCGGCTTCGTCACCCGCGTGAAGGTCAGATCGAGTCGCGCTGGCCCACTGGGGACGTCCAGTCGCGACTTGAGGAGCACGCCATCCGGGCCAAAGGTGGTGGTCACGATCCCGATCCGCTTCCCCGCCTGCCGCACCTCGGCCATCAACCGCAGGCCGTCGCGACTGCGCAGATAGTCCACAGTATCGGCGCCACTGATGTAGCGCCAAGCGGTGACCTTCTCGTCCTGCCGGCCACGGAGCTCGACCGCACCGGCAGGAGGACGCGCCCTGCCGAGCATGGCCCAGAGGAGCGGGTAGCTCGGTACCAGCTTGTCGACCTGATCCTTGGGCTGGACCCACTGCGCCGAGTCGCCGATGACGACCGCCGCGCCGCGGCCAGCGCCGAGGGGGCCGCGGAAGTCGAAGCGGAGGGAATCGGCGCCGGCCACCGAGGCGCTCCCCTGCCCCTTGGCGGCGGCGGAGCGCTTGTCGGTGAAGACGAAGCGGAAGCGGATCTCCTGGTTGCCCCCGGGCTGCGTCTCGGCGGCCCAGCGGCGCGCCTCCGCGTCCGAGAGGGCAGCAAGACCGGACGGCGCGATGGCGCCGGGGGTACCACCACAGGCGGCCAGCAGGAGCAGCGGGAGGAGGCGGAGTCGTTGCATTGCCCCCAAGTTCGCCCCGGAGCGGGAGGGACTCAACCCTCCCTCATCGGTGGATGCTGCGGATCACGTCGCCCTGGGTGACCCGGAGGAGGGCGGCGTAGCTCCCCGCCACCCGGCCGAAGATGGTGTAGCGCCCGTCCAGGTGCGGCTGCGGCGAGACATTGATGAACCACTGGCTCCCCCCGGTCTCGGGACCGGAGAGGGCCATCCCCGCCATCGGGACGTCGTAGCGGCGGCGGTTGAACTCGTCGCGAATGGCCCAACCCGGCCCCCCGCTCCCGGTGCCGCTCCGATCGCCGTCCTGGATGACGAAGTTCGGGACGACCCGATGCCACCGGTTGCCGTCGAACCAGCGGCGGTCCACCAGGCGGAGGAAGTTGGCGACCGTGAGCGGTGCCTCGCGCCCGAGCAGCTCGAGGTCGATGGTGCCGCGACCGTCGAGCTCCACCGTCACGTGCGGGTTCTCCTTGGCGAGCACCAGCGTGCGGACGATCACCCGGTAGTCCTCGAGGCCACGCCCGGTGACGACCGGCAGCGCCGGGCCCCAGCGTTCGGCAAGCGCCGGCCAGCTGCGCGCCGCGTCGCGCCGCAGCAGCATTTCGGCCGGCGGCGTGAAGAAGTCGCGGCGGCTCGGGTCACCGAGTTGCTGCAGGACATCGGGGACGCGGCGCGCGAGTCCCGACATGGCGGCAAGCACAGCCTGTTGCGCATCGCGTTCGACGTCGGCGGCACCGAGCCGCCAGGCCGCCAGGAGGAGGTCGAGATCTTCGACGCGTGCGTTGGCGCCGAGGACGCCGGCAGCGGTGGCACGCACCTCGGGCGCGGCACTCCGGAGACGCTCGCGGGCCGCGGCGACGACGGTGGAGTCGCTGCGCGGGCGCGCGCTGCGCCACGCACCCAGCGCCGCGGCCTGCACCCGCGCATCGGCATCCTGCAGGCCGGCCTGGAAGACGGCGTTGCCGGTGCTGCTGATGCTGCCCCATCCCTCGTAGGCGGCCATCCGCTCGCGGACGTCCTGCGAGGCCTGCCAGACGGCGGCGCGCTTGGCGAAGCGGGCGGTGTCGGCGCGGGCGAGCGCCGAGAAGGCGACGCGACGCATCGCCCAGGTGGCGCCCTGCTTGTCGAAGAGGCCGTCGAGCGCGGCCATCGCCGCTTCGCCGCGCAACTCGCCGAGCGCGGTGGTGGCCTGCACGCGGACATTGAAGTCGGCATCGGTGAGGAGGCGGAGGACGCCGGTCACTTCGGCGGAGTCGCGCCAGGAGCCGAGCGCCTGCAGCGCGCTGATCTTGACGCCGGGCGAGGCGTCCTGGAGGGCGCGGCGCAGTTCGCCGAGCACGGCAGCCGCGGGGAGCCCGGCGCTGTCGGCGTAGGCCTTCGTGTAGGAACGGACCGCGGCCTCGCGAACCAGCGCCATCTTGTCCCGCGCCGAGCGGAGCAGGCCGTTACCGGCCGTCGGGGCCTTGAGCCGCGCGATGGTGTAGCTGGCGCGCCAGCGGAGGTCGTCGTTCTGGTCGTTCAGGAACGGGAGCATCGCCGCGACGGGCGCCTGCGCGCCGAGCTTCCACGATTCGAGCAGCGCGACGGGCAGCAGGAGGTCGCGTCGGGCGGCCGAGACCGAGGTGCGGCCCCCGATGATCTCGGTGAGCATCGCGATGGCGGCGCTACCGCCGGAGCGGGCCAACGCGGCGGAGGCCTCACCGGCCGCGGCCGCATCGAGGGAGTCGGGTTGACGAATGCGGGCGATGATCGCCGCGGCGTTGTTGCTGTCGGCCAGCAGGCCGAGGGCAAAGAAGGCGTCGGCGATGACGTTCTGATCGCGATCGCCGAGCGCCTCGACGATGAGCGGCGCGCCACGCTTGTCGCCGATGCGGCCAACCGCCACCACCGCGGTGCGGCGCACCAGCGGGTCCGGATGGCCGATGGCGCGCGCCATCGCGGTGAGGTCGAGCTGCCGGCGATCCTCGGCCATCAACAACGGGGCGAGCGCCTCGACCAGCGCGGGGTCCTGGGCGGTGAGCGGCGCCGCGAGCAGCACGAGGCCGACGGCGGCGTGGAGGAAGGGGAGAGTCGCATCAGAGGCGCACCGGGTCAGGAATGGGTTGCAGCCGTTCGGCGATGCCCTCAGGGAGGCGGCCGAAGGCGAAGGTGTCGTCCATCACCAGCATGGCGGTGCTGCCGGTCGCCAGGAGCTCGCCGGTCTCGTCGTGTTCGACGGCGTAGCCGAAGGTGACGCGCCGGGAGGCCCGCTCGCGCACCCAGGTGCGCACCCGGATCGGGTCGTCATAGCGCGCCGCGCGGCGGTAGCGGATGGTGAGCTCACCGACCATCAGGCGGAAGCCGAGGGTCTCGAGGTCGCGGTACGAGAGCCCGGTCTGGCGGAGGTGCTCGGTGCGCGCGACGTCCCACCAGACCAGATACCGGGCGTGATAGACCACGCCCATCTGGTCGGTCTCGGAGTAATCGACCCGGCGGCGGATGGTGGTGATTCCGGCGCCATCGGTTGCAACGGTCGGCTGCATCGTCCACCTTTCGCGCCGTGACAGCGCACCGTGTGGTTGTGGTCGGGGATGCCCACCTTGGGGCGGCGCCCGTGGGAGACGAGGAGGCGATGCTCGCCTTCCTCGACGCCGTCCCGTCGCTGGGTGACGCGTTGCTCGTCACCGGCGACCTCTTCGACTTCTGGTTCACCTGGCGCCGAGTGATCCCGCGGCAGGCGATCCGCACCACCGCCGCCCTGGTCCATCTGGCCCGACGCTTCCCGGTGATGATGGTCGGCGGCAATCACGACCGCTGGGGCAGCACCTTCTGGGACCAGGAAGCGGGGCTCCGCTTTGACGCCCATCGGCTCGAATGCGATGTGGCCGGCCAGCGCGTCCTGATGGTCCACGGCGACGGGATGCATCAGGAGCACTTCCGCGCCAACGTGCTCAACCGGCTGATCAATTCGCCGACCATCATCCGTGCCGTCGCGACGCTGCCGGCCTCGCTCACCTTCTGGGCCGCCGACCGGTTGCAGCACAACCCGGCCTATGCCGCCGCCCATCCGGAAATCAGCGATGCGGCGATGGGACGCCAGCGGGTGATCGCCGAGGGGTTCCTCACAGCGGACCCGGGACTCGGCGCCGTGGTGATGGGCCACACCCATCGTGCAGCCGCCGTGGAGATGATGCCGGGGCGCTGGTACCTGAATCCGGGCGCGTGGCTCGATGGACACGCCTACGGCATCCTCGATGCCGACGGCGCCACGCTGCACCACTTCAGCTAGTCCGCTCGCTCCCCAGTGCCGCCAGCTCGATCGTCTCGAGCGGTTCCCCCACAAAGATCGATCCCACCCTCGCAAAGCGCGCCACGTCGTCGGTCGCGGCCCAGCGATGGTGCACCGGCGTGCCGGCCGGCGCCTCGAGCCCCTGCGCACGCAGCACGGTGGCCAGTTCACGCGCCGTCTCCTGCGCACTGTCGATCCGGACGACGTCGGGGCCGAGCACCTCGCCGATCAGGCCGCTGAGCATGGGGTAGTGCGTGCAGCCGAGGACGATGGTGTCGACGCCGGCCGCACGCAGGGGCGCGAGGTACTCCTCGGCGACCAGCCGAGTGGCGGGATGCTCGAACCACCCCTCCTCGACCAACGGCACGAAGAGCGGGCACGCCTGCTCCACCACGGCCAGCTCGGGACGGATGCGATGCAGCGCCCGACGATACGCCCCGGAGAGGATGGTGCCGGCGGTGCCGATGACGCCCACGGTGCCGCCGCGACTCGCTGCTGCGGCCGCGCGCGCGCCGGGTTCGATCACACCGATGACCGGCACGGTGGCCACGGCGCGGAGTTCATCGAGCGCATGGGCGGTGGCGGTGTTGCAGGCGACGACGACCGCCTTCACCTGGTGTTCCTCGAGCCAGGTGAGGATCTCGCGCGCATAGCGGCGGACCGTCTCCGGCGACTTCGATCCGTAGGGGACGCGCGCGGTGTCGCCGAGGTAGAGCGTCGATTCGTTCGGGAGCAGCGCGTGAATGGCGCGCACGACGGTGAGGCCGCCGATGCCGGAATCGAAGACGCCGATCGGTGCGGTGTTCATCGCGGGATCGGCAGGGTGACGCCGAGGCCACGACGACCGCCGGGGAGGATGCGCGCCTGCAACTCGCCGGGGAAGTCGTAGAGGTTGGCCGAGACGTAGGCTTCCATCCCGGCGAAGAGGTGGTTCACCGCGATCAGGAAGAGCCAGTCGCCGCGCTCGGCGCGCTTCTGCTCCAGTCGCTCCGAGCCGGTGCGGTCGAGGTAGCGCATCTCGTGATTGGCCTTCAGCGCCATCGCGACCGCCACCCCTTCGAAGGCGACGAACAACCCACCGCTCAACTTCCGATCGAGTGCTGCCTGGCCCCACCCCGGGACGAGCAGTGACCGCGCGAAGTAGCCGAGCGGTGAGGGGCGCGGGCGGATCGGCAGCGAATCGGGACGCGCCTGCGCGGCGAGCGGCGCCGCACTCAGCAGCGACACCGCGAGCAGGGCGTGCCCGGCGCGCACCAGCAGGCGCTGGATCAGGCGACCGCCACGAGTTCGATCTCGACGCGGACATCGCGCGGGAGGCCGGCGGCGGCGACGGTGCTGCGCGCCGGGCGATGGTCGCCAAAGTGCGCCGCGTAGACGGCATTCATCGGGGCGAACTCGGCCATGTCGCGGAGGAAGACGGTGGTCTTGACCACGTTCTTGAACGACATGCCGGCCGCGGCGAGGACGGCACCGAGGTTCTTGAAGACCTGCTCGGTCTGCTCGGTCACGCCGCCGGCGACGATTTCCATCGACACGGGGTCGAGGGCGATCTGCCCCGCGGTGTAGAGCATCCCGTTGACGAGGATGGCCTGGGAGTAGGGGCCGATGGCGGCGGGGGCGTCGGGAGTGGCGATAATCTGCATCAGGATGCTCGAGGTAAGGTTGGTCTTAGGGAAACGATGATCGATGATCGATGGTCGATGATCGATAGTCAGGTGTCGATGATCGATGATCGATGGCGGCTTTATCGATCATCGATCATCGATCATCGATCATCGGCGGTTGATCATCGATCATCGATCATCGATCACTCTGTTCGTGGGCCAGAACAACCGCGTTGCATTGGCCGTGGTGTCCGCAGCGATCTCTTCAAACGTTGTGCCGCGGACCTCGGCGAGGGTGTGTGCGACCGCTGGCACGTAGCTCGGCTCGTTGCGCTTGCCGCGGTGTGGCACGGGCGCCAGGTACGGCGCGTCGGTCTCGATCAGCAGGCGGTCCGCCGCCACGGCCCGCATGGCGTCCTGCTGGTCCCACGACTTGAAGGTCACCATGCCGCTGAAGGAAAAGTACCACCCCGCCTCGAGCCCGGCGTCCCGCAGGACGGGGCCGCTGGAGAAGGAGTGGAGGACCACGGTGGCGTCGGCCTGGTTGCGGAGGATGGCGACGACATCGGCATCGGCCTCGCGGGCGTGGATGACGACGGGCATCCCTGCGGCCGTGGCCAGCGCGAGCTGTTCGGCGAAGACGTCCTGCTGCACGCTGTGCGGGGCGTGGTCGTAGTGGTAGTCGAGCCCCATCTCGCCGGCGGCGCGGACCAGGGGGTGCTGCCACGCGGCCTGGAGGCGACGCCTGAGGTCGGGGGTCCAGTGGGAGGCGTCGTGGGGGTGGCAGCCGGTGGCGACCACCAACCCGGGATGCCGAACCGCCCAGCCGAGGGTGTCCTCGAGCTGGGCGGTCACGGATTCAATCACCATGGCACGGGAGACGCCGGCGGCGCCCATCCGCTCCACCACCGCGTCGCGGTCGGCCGCGAAGGCCGGGTCCGCGAGGTGGCAGTGGGTGTCCACCAGCATCAGGGTCAGACCTGGGGAACCGTGCTGCGGACTGCCTTGGGCTTGACCTTGACGCCGCGGCCGTCGACGCCGGGCCACTTCTGCTCGATCATGCGCAGGACCGGCGCCGCGATCCAGATCGACGAGAAGGTGCCGGTGAAGACGCCGAAGAACATCACCAGCGCGAACGGCCGGATGACCTCGCCGGCGAAGATCGTCAGCGCGAGCAGCGTCGACAGCGTGGTGACGTGGGTCAGGATCGAGCGCGGCAGCGTCTCGTTGATCGAGAGGTTGAGCACCTCGACCAGCTGCGAGCGCCGGAACTTGTGCAGGTTCTCGCGGACGCGGTCGAAGATGATGATCGTGTCGTTCAGCGAGTAGCCGACCATCGACAGCACGGCGGCGACGACGACGAGCGAGAGCTCGATCCGGGCCACCGCGATGAAGCAGATGGTGAGGATGATGTCGTGGGCGGTGGCGAGGACGGCCGCCAACCCGAAGCGCCACTCGAAGCGGTAGGCCAGGTAGGCCAGCACGCCGAGGAAGGAGAGCATGATCGCCATGAGCGCCTGCGTCTTGAGCTCGGCGCCGACCTTCGGCGAGACCGCCTCACCGCTGCCCGGCGTGAAGCCACCGGCGCCGACGACCTGCTCGATCGCGGCGTTGACGGCCTTCGTGGTGGCCTGGGTGTCGTCGGTCTTGGAGCCTTCGACCGCGGTCCGGGCGCGGACGGCGTACTCGTTGTCGCCCCCGAAGCGCTGGATCTCGGCGCCCTTCAGGCCAGCGGCGTCGAGGCCGGCGCGCAGCTTCTCGACGTCGACCGGCGCCGTGGTCTTGAACTGCACCAGGGTGCCGCCGGTGAATTCGATCGACTGGTGGATGCCGAGCCCGAGCAGCGCCGCGAGCCCGATCACGAACAGCACGGCAGTCACGAGATAGGCCTGCCGGCGGTGCGCGATGAAGTCGTACTTGGCGTGTGCAAAGAAGCGAATCATGGTCAGATGCTCAGCGTGGTGGCGTGGGGCTTCCGGTCGAGCCAGACGAGGAAGAACGTCTTGGTGACGAAGATCGCGGTGATCATCGAGGCGATGATGCCCATGATCAGCGTGACCGCGAAGCCCTTGACCGGGCCGGTACCGAACTGGAAGAGGAACGCGGCGGTCAGGACGGTCGAGACGTTCGAGTCGATGATGGCGGGCATCGCGTGCCGGAAGCCTTCCTCGACCGCGACGCGGACGGTCCGCCCGGCGATCAGTTCCTCTCGAATCCGCTCGAAGATCAGCACGTTCGCGTCGACGGCGATGCCGACCGAGAGCACGATGCCGGCGAGGCCGGGCAGCGTGAGGGTGGCGTCGATCATCGAGAGCGAGGCCAGCGTGAACAGGATGTAGAGCGACAGCGCCAGCACGGCGAGCGCTCCGGACATCCGGTAGTAGCCCACCATGATGATGATCACGAAGAGGGTGCCGACCAGGCCGGCGACGATGCCGCCCCGGACCGAGTCCTCACCGAGCGAGGCGCCGACGGTGCGCTCCTCGACGATCTTCAGCGTGAACGGCAGCGCGCCGGCCTTCAGCGTCAGCGCGAGGTCCTGCGCCTCCGCGATGGTGCGGCCCGACAGCTCGATCTGGCCGCGACGGTCGATGCGGCTGTTGATGACCGGCGGTGCGCCCTGGACCTTGCCGTCGAGGACGATCGCCATGAAGTCGCCGATGTGCCGGCTGGTCTCCTGGCCGAAGCGCCGCCCACCCGCGCGGTCGAGGTCGAAGACCACGATCGGCTTGTTGGAGCTCGGGTCGATCTGCGGCGTCGCGTTGACCAGCGAGGTGCCGGTGAGGATCGGCTTGGTCTCCAGCGCGTACAACGCACGCATCGGTTCGAGCCCGCCAGTCGCCGACTGATCCCACTTCAGCTCGATGCCACGCGGGAGGACGCGCTGCACCTCGGGGAGGCGGAGCAGCGAGTCGACGCGAGCCACCGAGGCTTCCGGGACCAGATAGGTCCCCGGTGCCGAGGCGCCAGCTGATGCACCCGAGATGATCAAGGCCTGGAGGATCGGGCCGCCGGCCTTGACCGTGTCGGCCGCCGCCGCCGCGCCGCTGTCCGCCTTTACGCCGCTGTCGGCCGTGAGCTTGGTGCCTGAATCGCCGGCGAGCAGCGCGTCGATCCCCTTGGCCGCCGCCGGGGCGCCCGCGGCCGGCTTGACGCCGAGCTGGGCGAGGACCCGATCCATGGCGGGGAGGGCGGCGTCGAGCGCGCCCGTCTTGTCCGTCATGCGGAATTCGAGGAAGGCGTTCTGCTGGACGATGCCCTTGGCCCGTTCCGGATCCTTGATGCCGGCGAGCTCGACGACGATCCGCGAGGAGCCGACCTTCTGGATCACCGGCTCGGTCACGCCGAACTCGTCGATGCGCTTGCGCAGCACGGTCAGCGCCAGGTCGATGTCCTTGGAGACATCGGCCGAGACCTGCGTCGACTGGTCGAGCTCGAGGCCAAGGTGCATCCCGCCCTGGAGGTCCAGGCCGCGCTTCAACGGGACGCGCTTGACCTGCACGTCCTGCATCGCGCCGGTGGCGCTGCGCTCGCGCACGGTGACGGTGCGCGGGATGAGGGCGATGATC contains:
- a CDS encoding TatD family hydrolase produces the protein MLVDTHCHLADPAFAADRDAVVERMGAAGVSRAMVIESVTAQLEDTLGWAVRHPGLVVATGCHPHDASHWTPDLRRRLQAAWQHPLVRAAGEMGLDYHYDHAPHSVQQDVFAEQLALATAAGMPVVIHAREADADVVAILRNQADATVVLHSFSSGPVLRDAGLEAGWYFSFSGMVTFKSWDQQDAMRAVAADRLLIETDAPYLAPVPHRGKRNEPSYVPAVAHTLAEVRGTTFEEIAADTTANATRLFWPTNRVIDDR
- the secF gene encoding protein translocase subunit SecF, which codes for MIRFFAHAKYDFIAHRRQAYLVTAVLFVIGLAALLGLGIHQSIEFTGGTLVQFKTTAPVDVEKLRAGLDAAGLKGAEIQRFGGDNEYAVRARTAVEGSKTDDTQATTKAVNAAIEQVVGAGGFTPGSGEAVSPKVGAELKTQALMAIMLSFLGVLAYLAYRFEWRFGLAAVLATAHDIILTICFIAVARIELSLVVVAAVLSMVGYSLNDTIIIFDRVRENLHKFRRSQLVEVLNLSINETLPRSILTHVTTLSTLLALTIFAGEVIRPFALVMFFGVFTGTFSSIWIAAPVLRMIEQKWPGVDGRGVKVKPKAVRSTVPQV
- the secD gene encoding protein translocase subunit SecD encodes the protein MFATIRNRMILIAVLVIGSIIALIPRTVTVRERSATGAMQDVQVKRVPLKRGLDLQGGMHLGLELDQSTQVSADVSKDIDLALTVLRKRIDEFGVTEPVIQKVGSSRIVVELAGIKDPERAKGIVQQNAFLEFRMTDKTGALDAALPAMDRVLAQLGVKPAAGAPAAAKGIDALLAGDSGTKLTADSGVKADSGAAAAADTVKAGGPILQALIISGASAGASAPGTYLVPEASVARVDSLLRLPEVQRVLPRGIELKWDQSATGGLEPMRALYALETKPILTGTSLVNATPQIDPSSNKPIVVFDLDRAGGRRFGQETSRHIGDFMAIVLDGKVQGAPPVINSRIDRRGQIELSGRTIAEAQDLALTLKAGALPFTLKIVEERTVGASLGEDSVRGGIVAGLVGTLFVIIIMVGYYRMSGALAVLALSLYILFTLASLSMIDATLTLPGLAGIVLSVGIAVDANVLIFERIREELIAGRTVRVAVEEGFRHAMPAIIDSNVSTVLTAAFLFQFGTGPVKGFAVTLIMGIIASMITAIFVTKTFFLVWLDRKPHATTLSI